The DNA region cctctctatctcccctctgtctgctgcctcacCTCTCTATCCCCCCTCTGTCTGCTTGCCCttccccctctatctgctgcctctctccctctgtctgctgcctctatctctatctttcctCTTTCTGCTGCCTTACCTCTCTAtcccccctctgtctgctgcctcttcccctctatccctccctctgtctgctgcctctccccatCTGTCTGCTGCCTCatccccctctgtctgctgcctttCCACCTCTGTCTCCTGCAGTTCTCCCTCTGTCttctgcctctccccctctatccCCCCCTCTGTTAGCTGCATCTCCCCCTCTATCCCCCCTCTGTGTGCTGCTTCTCCCCCTCTGTTTGTTGCCTCTCCccttctgtctgctgcctctacCCCTCTACCCCCCAACTGTCTGCCGGCCCTACCCTTCTATCCCCCTTCTTTGTGCTGCttctccccctctgtctgctgcctttATCCCTCTACCCCCCCTCTGtgtgctgcctctccccctctatccCCCCTCTGtgtgctgcctctcctcctctatcccccctctgtctgctgcctctccccttctgtctgctgcctctccctaTCTAGATAAATAGAATATTTTGTTCCTTCTCAGCTGATGCTTTCTTAGTTAATGTTCTCATTTCAcatgtatttattctaatattaaacTCTTGTTCTTGGGCTTCTGCTTATTCTGTGTTACTTTAGAAGCAGTTACTGTCCGACAATTCAGCCATAGTGTCTCAGACTCCACCTACCTAATCAGCTGCAGAGAACAACAGATTGTGctaaaaaagaaatcaaatacaGAAGAGCTGAGGAAAGAGTGCAGGTTTGCTCAAATCTCAGTTATATTTATTTTGAGTGTCACTTTATTCATTTAAGAACccttaaataaatgttgacagtagagcaagtgagagagttgaatctgtgtgtgtttgaatgtttaatattgtgtttttctGCAGTCTTCTCAAGACATTTAATGAAGTTGGAGTTCCTGTGCCAGATATCATTGGCCAGTGTGAAGTGCCCAGGTAGGAGTATATATGCACCTCTATTACTGCATGCTGGTATTAGTTGGTATTAGTAGACTTGAGCATGTGCAAATTCTGTTTAGCTCTTGTTATTTAAGGGATTTTAAAAATCAGTTACCGATTTAATTAAATATCCATTACATCTATTTCATCTCCAGTGTCATGGACACCCCATTTTACCTGAGATCTTTCTGCCCAGGACGAGTGTTTTATGACCCCTCTCTCCCTGGACTGGATGCTAATGGGAAGAAACATGTGTATGAGGCCATGATTCAAACACTGTGTCAGATACACAGAGTGGACCTCGGAACCACAAGCCTGCAGGAGCTTGGAGGACCAGGTATGATCTCATTATCTCAATGTGTAAATGAACTACATCAGAAAAAACAGTccctttacttattttattattttactcctGTGCTGTTCTTTAAAACGTATAAAAATATCTTTGGTTTTGTTTCAGTGAACTCAGTGGGATCTCAGGTGAAGATGTTGGTTCAGCAGTTTAAGTCTCATGAGACTCAGCCCATTCCAGCAATGAACAGACTGATGGAGTGGCTCCTGTCACATCTCCCTGATCAGCAGAGAACCACACTGCTGCATGGAAGCTTCAGGTAGGACATGTACTTGCAGTACACTAACAGTACAACTGCATTTTCTtattagaacaaaaaaaatatcaattAGCAATAGTTTACATCCAGTTTAGGGGTAGGTAATTTTCCCAGAGGCCACTTGATAATCTGGGACTGTTTTGGAGAGCCAGACCTACAGACTGATCTCAAGTTGGCTCAGAGttaattatatttcttttaaaatgcaGTAATTACATGGTTTTGCTAAGCTGATAATGGTAAGAGTAGATGTTTCAATTGGTATAGCATAACAtgacctaaatatatatatatttttttgctgatcAAGAAAGGAAAGCCCATTAACATGATTAGCTAGTATGTTGGCTGTTTAAGcattgttatttgtattttattattttttatcaattttcttctaatttttatcccattttctcaccaatttacaaggccaattacccaacccacttattagaactcccccatatcactagtaatgccccaacaccaggagggtgaagactagcacatacctcctacgatacatgtgaagtcagccaccgcctcttttcaagctgctgctgatgcagcgttgacgagtagcatcacagcatgctcggaggaaagggctccggcagccgatgacaagctacatgaactggattcgaaccaaggatctcccgatcatagtggcagcgcctcaCAGATCCATTATTTGTATGACATAATTGTCACAAACTTGTCTTACAATGATGACAATGTTGTTTATCAAAATAATTTCGGGGCCTACAATTAAGCAGTGACAGTGTGAGGCAGGCATAGTGAAAACACCACCCTTACGTAATTCTTTTATCAACATTCACAAAAATAATTGAGAACAAAATATTTATATGTCTATAAAAACCATCCTTAAATTAACTTAACACATGAGTTATTGTCAGTACTATTTTCTTCTGCCAAGAGATAAATCTAGTCTGTTTTGGGTTTAAACAAATGCAATATGATTCAGTTTCTGAGGTGGATATCAAAATCCAAAGGGCCTGATTTTCCAAAGGGtctattttgagccaaatcagagtAAAAAGTGCTTAATGCTCTGGGACCAATACAGTAAGCAAAAGCAGATGGTTTCATGCATCATAGAGCCAATCCCTTCTTGCCTTGGTGCAGGTTTCTACATTCCTGACATTCTCTAAAGCAGCTTCACGAGGCTCCTCTTCTCTAACAGTACTAAAGAACAAATCTTGTAGGTATAAACCATGaggatcaaaatatattttaggtaaaaatgcattttaactgACACTATATAATGTGACCTGACTTTCCTTTGCTTTACAGACTGAACCACCTTGTGTTTGACTCAGAGAAGCCAGAGGTGAGGGCAGTGTTGGGCTGGGGTCTTTCTGCTGTAGGAGACCCGCTTGTGGATATGGCTTCCTCTTGTATGTCCCACTATTTACCTTCCAGCAGCTCTGCACAACCAGGTAAGAGCAGGACCAATTAAGTAAACcaggatattaaaaaaaaaaaaacaaagaaaaataccaTAAGGCATTACaatgacatgtataaatgtgctcacaaaataaaaataaataaataaaatccattttattagtaagcatagtgtcttgtacattgacctaattgcaaaagtaagatatgtatttaaaaacattaataaaaactacttagaacactgaaaaaatagcatgtgttacctgtccccactctctaactataaactttaccatgaaatataattttaataataataatatatatttttatattttttcttcagGGATGTCAtggtttttgcattgttgtgtgactccaaatcccatctatgctttaaaaaaaaaatttttccatcataaattcataatatttaattaaaatacacattttagttgtatccctgggtttcactcagtcctgttactgtaacacattaccccatctgaaacatctggaacattctacaagtcacatctacaacaggaagtgacatcagctggttcttctgaagatcatggaaagaccaaaattaagttccttcatttgtttttctgtatatttaatcttattgtaACTCTACGACTGAGGATGTcgatctcaacactctgtcctgttacctaaattaattctttgaTCTTATTTGTTTTTGGGAAAAATTTACTAGAatatgctcagtgtcctcatgctattagcgtagcggccatttagctatttttcatgtttttgctaattctatgctaaaaacttatTACTGATACTTTCAGTCCTGCTACTCAAGACAttgaaagtaacaggagtgagtaccagtaacaggagtgtattccagaaacaggagtgaattccagtaacaggaatgagtatagTTCCCTAGTTTATTgaattattaatgtgaatattagttaatgtagaccactttttatatatagtaatatatatatagcatatatagtACATTTGTTTTGTCATGAATATtagttatttgaacatgcagtcaaccatttctttaaaatagttacttattactttaaaatactcaaaatatttgatttttttattttaaaagactttcttgagaaaaaaatcaaaggaattaaacatgctttttaaatgtcacatgagttttggtaacaaggctgaaaaaaatgtaatcttcagattagaaaccttgtaaaaaaaaacattaagtaaagctgccaGTAAAGTttaaccagtacatgttttgagtAGTTAAATATATGGCTCCCAagtaaatggcacccattcagtggagtAATAAAACAAGCTGTACTGGGTTTGTGAGACATTTGTGGAAGGTATGGTGATGCTGAATAGGACCACTATCATTCAGAACATGGGTGTGTCAAGAGAGTCTCACCAACCCAGAGTTTAGAATCCAAGCTCCACGCATTAAGAGCAGTAAAAGCAGCGGTATTACACAGTTTATTAGctcctctctctatctgtgtgtCATTAAATccgtcatacacacacactagtgtCCAATTTTTATATGTGGAAGTGTTTACTAACCtgacccagctggccaccaacatcaaCAGAAGTTCATTTCAGGTTGAATTTTGGTCTTGACGTCAAATGAcaaatgaccaaaaaaaatataCGCCAGGATAACGTCTAGTACTGTTGCGTGCCTACTGGGGGGGACAATGTTAATAGTGATAGCTGACATCTGAATGTGGAACTGATATCTATATGTTTTATTCACAGTTCTGACCTCCCGACATTTCATGTAAATAGAACgcagcatattttttttgtttttgagtatGAAGTATAGACAAAAGTGTCAAAGTTAAGGATATTTAAATATCTAAGATGGTTACCATGGTTGGTATTGGTTACTTTACTGGCTGttttgaaatgaaataaaattcatttaaatttaaaactcaTGTCGGTAATGTTGTAGACTAgtacaggttttttttatttttttatttattttttgctctcACAGAGAACAAGCTTGAATCAGAAGGCATTCCCAGTGCAGAGGAAATGTTTGAGCTGTATAGCAATGCAATGGGACTCGAGAGCATCCCGAACTGGCAGTTCTACATGGCCTTCTGCTTTTTCCACGAGGCTGTCATCTTACAGACACTCCATAAAACCACTGCAggtaaaaatagacatttttgtccctcacaatgttcactatgtaggattaagcagttatcttcattttgcgtcgttctcgggggactggcaacactacactttagtcaccgaccaatcatcgtccgcgtcCTGAAACTGacaatcacggctacagaagcgctttacgtgatggaagcgcttttgtgctgaagaaactttcaaaaaaagggggaaaagcgactgtgggctctttcctgggtgacccaaatggacattacatgctttttgtactccagagagaacttaaggtatggtaaagatgtagctacttaggtttcagtgcctgtaaacagaatatctcatggatgaagtagattattagatgattattagattattcttctgtttctctggtccagtgaaCTGCAAGAGCACCAtcctgctttcttttcccgtgtttacatctgtgcgccacagaacactctgtcttcctattggtcagagtcagggagcaggtcacggagcagcatgtgtcaaactaggcgatcaaatacaaaaaattctaacatgctagtctttctgtCGGACGCTCCGACAGCGTCGCTCACATCAAATTgctgctctttgactgtgtcacactacacggacctttcTCACTCGTgacactgaaattcggatccgacgcaTGCAATGAAAATTAAAAGGATTGTAAGTGCTCCTTATACTCCTTATTCGTTACTACTCATGTTCTGAATCCGAAATAGACAGTCTGTGCTCTATATCGGTTCAGATTCTATATAGTGAGCAAAAacagttgtgtagtgtagtgtctgTTGAAAATCTGCTCCCACTTTAATAGTCATGTAGTGTATAAAATACTTTAGAAAACTTGAAAATAGCCTCAAACAGTTGATAGTAAGTGTATGTTAAACTGAAAAATAAGTAGTTTTTTTCTAAATAACACTTCCAAAGAAATAATGGggtgtttttaaatttaatttccatTTAAATTTTCCCTCTAAAATCATTGCTAACGTTTCAATATCTAATTTTCCAGGCACTGCAAGTACGAGACACATAGAGGACATGGCAGAAGTAGCGTGGGACTTTGCTACTAAGGAGGGCTTCCGGATCTTCAATGCCATGCCAAGGGCAGCAGGGCTTTAAAGAGAGAATACTACACATTCACTGTACAGCATGCAGACAAGATGAACTCTTCACCTGCTGTGCACTTTTAATCTCACCAGCACAACAGTCTACTGAAGATGTCTGGGTCCTTCTTAAAGTCCAAGGGGCTTCAGACTGTGGAAATGATCTGTGATAACTGAGAATAAAGCCAGCCACACCCAGTTTTTATGAGCAGCAGTAGCAAGCACTACTACACTTTATCTGCATATCATGTGCATGTACAGTTGCAAATTCACTCCTTAATTTGGATTTAATTTCTTTTAATTTGCTGTAAAACAGAGAGAAGGATTGCAGGCTTGTATCAGCAGGGCTTATTCAGCCCAAGTAGGATGTAATACCAAGACCTGCCAGGTTAGAAGAATTTAGGTAGAATAAGCCGGTCAAactaattaaatatgtaaataaagaaataagtgtGTATTTAATTATGTGACAAAACATGTACATTGAGTGGAGAAGTTAAACTCAGacaatacactcatcatcaaagaaataGTTGTGCTATTTGTTACCAGAATCAATACATAATTCAAAATATATACTGATATAAGCAAGTTTTGGTCGTATTTATTaaactacacatacagaagtagtgtgcaaTTATATTTTATGGGCTTATCTATAACAGAACTTTTGAATGAATATTTTACTTTTGTCATTACTTTACAGATACATCATTTCCTCTTTACTATCTGAAATAAAAGTTCCTGTGTCATTTAACCCAGCCTGTATAAACAAACAAGCTAAACATactttgtataataaataaatctgtctCCTTATGTCAAATATAAGGGTCTGGACATTATTtcaatttttgttttctaaaaGTGAGTATTTTTCTTCCATGATGAGTAAATTTGGAAACAAACGAGAATTttagttatatataatattttaatgcattttcttttttgtgacATTATTTAAACAGACTGCGGTGATTCTAGAATTGAAGTGAGAACTCAAATGCCCTGAATGTTTTCCTGATGAGCTCTAAACagaataccagcagcagcaggagcaaaAACTCTCCCCGTCCTGTTGCTACCGTCTCGTGACACTCACCTATTGTCCCGCGACACTCAGcaactgtcccgcggagctcagctactgtcccgcgacactcagcAACTGTCCTGCGAAactctttaactgtctcgcggagctctttaactgtcctgtggagctcttTACCGAGGAGCTCAGCTAATGTCCTGCGGAGCtggtgagctctgcggtacaataaaagagctccgcgcgacagtagctgaacTCTGCGGTAaagagctccacaggacagttacgcagctccgcaggacagttaaagagctcctcAGGACAGTTAAAGTGTgctgcaggacagttaaagagcacCGCAGGACAgataaagagctccgcaggacagtaggtgagctccgcggtacaggtaaagaGCTCctcaggacagttaaagagcgctgcaggacagttaaagagcgccgcaggacagtaggtgagctccgcggtacagttaaagagtgctgcaggacagttaaagagcgcCGCAGGACAGTTgctgagtgtcgcgtgacagcaGGTGAGTGTCTCGGGACAGTTgctgagtgtcgcgggacagttgCTGAGTGTTGCGGGACAGTTGCTGAGTGTCACAAGACAGTAacaacaggacagggacagtttttgcttGTACTGCCTCTCCAGAATACATtgtaagtaggggtgggcgatatggccctaaaataatttcacaatatttcatggtattttgacGATAACTATACTCTTTTCGCGGtacaatacactactgcaacaaaaagaaacatttttatcagatatgtaacagaagtcaatgattcttAATGTCATGATACTGAtcatgcactccaaatatctccatatatccaggattaaagtaaaataaatgatactgaacagatataatctgtctctagtagatatataataaaaatgagaacagtgtgaatttttcttttgctcaaaacagtaaaaaagttttttcaggttataatatcattcacagtattaaaaaatgttggggatattattgcgtacgatacgataacaaacaattttcaattttttttttcaaatcttcaAAAAGTGTTAGTTAAGGAAGAACGGGCTGGGTATGATCCACATATGCATAAACATTCTGGAAGATTAAAGGATGAGGCTGACATTTATGTTTTTAGGCTTTAGGCCTTCAAACTTAATAAGCTACAGTGTGCAATGGTTTGAAAAGTGAAAACTAAGATGCTAAAGTAAAGTATGTCTTTCCACCTCTACAATTTTCAGTCCAAAAGGGGCCTGCAAAAATAGTGCATTTTGCAGTGAGAAAGTTCAGTGAATCATGCATGTCCCAATGCATTTCGGTGTTTTTTAGTTATATGTACAATCCAAACACATTGCATTAGAATACTGTAGGTGGGAAAAGGAAAAGTGCCATTGACCAGCTCATACACAGAAATAGCTTATCTGTAATTATGTAACCAGCAGCACTCAGCCAGCATGTCGGCTCTTGTTTCATTGCGCAGGTTTTGTTTGACAGTCTGAAGTTCACTGCTGCTGCACTACAGCCCAATCATCTTAATAgggctgtaaaactgtaaaataatatgATCAACACACCTTGATCATTTATCTTGCAAATTTGCTACATCATGTTCAGTACTGAGATCTGTCAACATCAGGGGTCAGTGAGTGAACAAGTACGGTTTTTGCTGTCTCACTTTTGTTGTTGTGTATCAGCCCTGAATGAGCTGAGCCGGAACTGTACTGTATCAGgttacttcctctctctctttagttcAGCTACAGCAGCTGGTGTGACGAGTTGTGTCTTTCGTTATCTGAGGCTATTGATGGGTCGGTGGTGAAAAGACTGTATTTTTTACAATAGATGGACTGTAACTTTATTCACAATACATTtactcatatttatatttacttgcTGGTTAACACAATTTGAAATAGTTGCACATGAGCAAACGTACATGACATTTGTCTTCGTCCCTTTAAAATGAAAAAGACTGATTTTATTAAAAGCAGTTCTGCCACTGCCAAATAAAAGGTACTCagaagccctatctggatgggatacgtttctcagggggttctggagtaattttctcttttatgttgggtcctctgtgattttatttttcgTCTGGTAtaaccatgtgtgtgtttttctcagacgtcctttgagaaaattacaggctaaattatctactgtttttagctGAACTCCGTATTcgtctggtaattttagtctcgtctggactcacatctctgagtttcgtctcctcgcgtttgaTAAAATAGTTATTTGCCCACTGCTAAACAACGTAATTACATTTGGGtggtgtttccacagagatccacgtaaacacaacagcgagtggaaagggaggagctactgaactgtgaccgagaaaaccaaaaaactcactgacaggataagtttctcagggagacgtctgtgaaaaatatttcacacttctactcagtgataaaactcttgcgtccgggctgcaattgaaaaacaggaggaccagtgagttttttttactttcttggtcacatgacatcgcgttcagtagctcctccatttccactcgctgttgtgtttatgtggaagtgtaattatggtgtgtagcagtggacaaatagctattttattaaacgtgaggtgacgaaactcagatgtGACTCCgtacaggactaaaattaccagaggaccacagagttcagcaaaaaacgtAGGTAATTcaccctgtaattttctcagaggaccttcgtctttttttgcagtgtggtttTGAACGCGAAACCTGGATTTTTATGGACTTGAACTATGCCGTATTTAGCGACAAATCAACAAATATTTATTTGGAATCTTATTAATGATTCAATCCTTCCTTTTTTGGAGCAACAAACTGGCCCAACTGCTGGAAAGGAAAGCCATCGCATACCACTAGTTACCACTGGTAGTGAAAAGGGAGACACTAACAGCCTGATATCTCTTTTGCCGCCCTTTATTATGCCTTGcagaaacacaacacaacaacaggaggggctaaactgctgacTATAGGTGATTGGATGTAAATGGTTACTGATTTTAACCATCAAAGCAAGGCCCAAAACTTTTGTTATTCTGATTGTCTGTTGTTTTCATCTTCTTTAtctgtcacatttttttttctgtctatataatATTAAATGAACATAAAAGTATGgggtcacatcaatgtcaaaagttgggggcgcaaaaataccaggtgaaaaaaattaaccagcatgttttaacattttgcgtgtgtaaattaacttcttgggcggcacagtggcgcagtgggtagcacttccgccccACAGCAAGGTTCGATTCCCGGCTCgggtgacccgggtctttctgtgtggagtttgcacgttctccccgtgtctgcgtgggtttcctccgggttcctccggtttcctcccacagtccaaagacggcatgtTCAGGCtgattggaacttgattgaaattgccccttaggtgtgagtgaatgtgtctgtttgtctgtctgtgtccgtctgccctgcgatggattggcggcctgtccagggtgtatcctgccttccgcccgatgcctgctgggataggctccagcacccccccccccgcaacccttcacggattaagcggttgacaatgagatgagatgagatgaaattaacttcttgtgagcGCAAATGTGAAGCTCGTGAGcaaaaagaagggaattgtgtcTTGGGATAAGACAATGAATAGATCTTTAATTGATTGGGTAATATTGACTCCCAGGTAgctaaaaccattaaaaaatgtacaaagggGTAATACAGAGTTAGAATTAAGTGTGTCTATATTGTTTACAGAAAGCACACACTTTTTGAGAAGTTAACTTTATAGCTGGAAATTTTACCGAAATGTTGGAACATTTTTATGATTTGAAATGTAGAAGATGCGGGTTCTGATAAAAAGAAGATTAAGTCATCAGCATAAAGAGATACTGTATATTCTGTTCCTCTTCTATGTATGCCTTGAAAATTATTAGTTGTATTTAGGAAAATTGATAAGGATTTAATAGCGAGTGCAAATAAACTTAGGCTAAGGGGGCAGCCTTGTCTAGTAGCTCTGAAGAGGGGGCAATAATCTAAATTCAGCCCATTTGTAGATACAGAAATTTTGGGCACCCCTctaaatcttaatcatttttagttctaaatatttgggtatttgatatatctaataactgatggacacagtaatatttcaggattgaaatgaggtttattgtactaacagaaaatgtgcaatatgcattaaaccaaaatttgaccggtgcaaaagtatgggcacccttatcattttattgatttactcctaactactttttactgacttactgaagcacaaaattggtttggtaacctcatggagctttgaacttcatagccaggtgtatccaatcatgagaaaaggtatttaaggtggccaattgcaagttgttctcctatttgaatctcttttgaagagtggcatcatgggctcatcaaacaactctcaaatgatctaaaaacaaagattgttcaacatagttgttcaggggaaggatacacaAAAgttttcaatcctgaaatattactgtgtccatcag from Astyanax mexicanus isolate ESR-SI-001 chromosome 22, AstMex3_surface, whole genome shotgun sequence includes:
- the LOC103034600 gene encoding acyl-CoA dehydrogenase family member 10 isoform X1; translation: MVLLSQKALRLLSVKRLLHPYISVAWASTHKAVIFDMFGVLIPSPLPKATEWEDKNGVPHGTIGQAIRTGGDGNTWRKYMRGELGTEEFLEAFSRDCSKIVGFDVDIGSFHSALTSASMAQPLSVMLEAVQCVRAEGLKTAVLSNNFLLPGGKSYMPMDPSLFDVIIESCRVGLCKPDPRIYQLCANRLGVSTHEAVFLDDLSHNVEAAVRLGMHGITVRDPAVAVKELEQVLKVPLSGFVPGTCSVSPNQQFPMDQLTKCLNKTMQLPHTEAVTVRQFSHSVSDSTYLISCREQQIVLKKKSNTEELRKECSLLKTFNEVGVPVPDIIGQCEVPSVMDTPFYLRSFCPGRVFYDPSLPGLDANGKKHVYEAMIQTLCQIHRVDLGTTSLQELGGPVNSVGSQVKMLVQQFKSHETQPIPAMNRLMEWLLSHLPDQQRTTLLHGSFRLNHLVFDSEKPEVRAVLGWGLSAVGDPLVDMASSCMSHYLPSSSSAQPENKLESEGIPSAEEMFELYSNAMGLESIPNWQFYMAFCFFHEAVILQTLHKTTAGTASTRHIEDMAEVAWDFATKEGFRIFNAMPRAAGL
- the LOC103034600 gene encoding acyl-CoA dehydrogenase family member 10 isoform X2 — its product is MVLLSQKALRLLSVKRLLHPYISVAWASTHKAVIFDMFGVLIPSPLPKATEWEDKNGVPHGTIGQAIRTGGDGNTWRKYMRGELGTEEFLEAFSRDCSKIVGFDVDIGSFHSALTSASMAQPLSVMLEAVQCVRAEGLKTAVLSNNFLLPGGKSYMPMDPSLFDVIIESCRVGLCKPDPRIYQLCANRLGVSTHEAVFLDDLSHNVEAAVRLGMHGITVRDPAVAVKELEQVLKVPLSGFVPGTCSVSPNQQFPMDQLTKCLNKTMQLPHTAVTVRQFSHSVSDSTYLISCREQQIVLKKKSNTEELRKECSLLKTFNEVGVPVPDIIGQCEVPSVMDTPFYLRSFCPGRVFYDPSLPGLDANGKKHVYEAMIQTLCQIHRVDLGTTSLQELGGPVNSVGSQVKMLVQQFKSHETQPIPAMNRLMEWLLSHLPDQQRTTLLHGSFRLNHLVFDSEKPEVRAVLGWGLSAVGDPLVDMASSCMSHYLPSSSSAQPENKLESEGIPSAEEMFELYSNAMGLESIPNWQFYMAFCFFHEAVILQTLHKTTAGTASTRHIEDMAEVAWDFATKEGFRIFNAMPRAAGL